One part of the Raphanus sativus cultivar WK10039 chromosome 7, ASM80110v3, whole genome shotgun sequence genome encodes these proteins:
- the LOC108817907 gene encoding putative thioredoxin H10 codes for MGNRCARTSCCRKLWSCICCCSNSNNNKDEAQARSQHGTKGKVHPVTKIEKWEEKMTEANNNGMILVVYFSAPWCVPCKKIEPEFRKLASRYPSMIFVTIDVEELAEFSDEWNVEATPTIVFLKDGRQMDKLVGAETSELQKKTAAAADLLLKKP; via the exons ATGGGAAACCGTTGTGCAAGAACTTCTTGTTGTAGAAAG TTATGGTCATGTATATGCTGCTGcagcaacagcaacaacaacaaggacGAGGCTCAAGCTAGAAGCCAACATGGGACTAAAGGAAAGGTCCATCCGGTAACCAAAATCGAAAAATGGGAAGAAAAGATGACAGAAGCTAACAACAATGGCATGATT CTTGTGGTGTACTTCAGCGCGCCGTGGTGTGTACCTTGTAAAAAGATAGAACCAGAATTCAGAAAACTTGCTTCTAGATACCCTTCAATGATATTTGTAACCATTGATGTCGAAGAACTCGCT gAGTTTAGTGATGAATGGAACGTTGAAGCTACACCAACTATAGTGTTCCTTAAAGATGGGAGACAAATGGATAAACTTGTTGGTGCTGAAACCTCAGAGCTTCAGAAGAAAACAGCTGCTGCTGCAGATCTCTTACTCAaaaaaccataa
- the LOC108817800 gene encoding uncharacterized protein LOC108817800 encodes MMKKKKQSRSQSSTKKTLEPSPVSSPLPSPRLLSIFRSKLVSGKDLKHMFRGMKTKTTPGLSSQSRIVRCPKCHKLLQEPIDATIYKCSGCNSILQAKRWDLESNGDSIPEALLYSQNRSLSTQLESEEAGSKTPMRSTHREYNWRASHSETVYKHETSDVHREWMRRADEFSVTGDSDAFASARSSPAYNSRSNASEWTQHERRYQVPFYPASPSPSSAYEYGYNSPFHGSQASASDKSYYHHHHQPNQFRQNDREGWFQEPSASRFPGETSDQKYYPSSSQSQLHDPRYHNLYEPSSSVYSERSYPEATVQHRSQYSDHSKSGTSREKSSRRDKKKDDKKRNHVVKRYVLPSEGGAPFATCSYCLELLQLPQMSLHGKHKGYQVRCGSCSGVLKFSVREKEDTVLDSPSFAEETVSNHQDSASEGHEEIYPDESHFSCSDNGSGDRLCKSNDDVILRRNVETFEDNLSKEDTRSISRKLSNSKLEALQPSMNHNLREQLVESIGDTSRNHLEQSEEACTEKSTKMDNNISERVSCDLEETGYEKNEILNPEGMFGDGSGESLEVPVYKNERMRDSSIEAETVADRPVSHSGEPNEHVSETRVLSENTGDAQEFDWEETQENKEYKGECKWEDSMEDKLGLILEKSRYTGDSICDSSSRNGEAYEDTAVKHISAATQNENQSFIGHADQSGEEATVTTSRSHEEKSKYEYENLSLDKTISELEESRYETNEALDTGKVSEDGSVVSLTKASETFKRSIEAENVEDSYERLEYAGERTWAETLEDRAGLHLEEYESNYSKPFKWTSEEAINKPEVDDDGRLESSSRGSLSDHESSEESSAVFQDSQDAKSDQSQSEYEMPRERQELSNTVFDTVRYEIQEEDRYETNETFEPTTMVEDGSVVSLEKTSEMRSVSHHMASEKENEEISYGTVEQVHLEGGGLQLEESHNNPHEWTSERARVHEYELGTLSASEEDANGRSSSSTDSTNDHESSEEKDVAHEEHSLMDENKFEELMVKDGPSLHLEKCGNDSMILEWTERAPTFPLHESESGTMLEPEEHADGRSESSSTGSKLRTAFHEEEEEEEEIPLHEMTEDRAASDLKKGENGSINSEETFGWTSERAPTFRLHESELGTRLEPNEDGEGRSESSSRGSFSDHESSKEREMDHDEEPRQVTDSRTKAPQDKISLHLECENESMKLDETFKWTSERVLTFRRREYELGTMLEPDEDASECSLRGSFNDHGVSKSWLVDDYETKAIKAGLMADNEPSLHLEKCENEKVVLDQTLEPRDDLFRLSLDDTLEQERITFHLEKSQDKQVNLRQSFKQQGDTEENIPSSEGHESPSKMAEEESEAEEDMLGVQLEHLKIENEKAGVTLEPYPHFYNTTDPSEIVGLRLALYQTQTSPLSSPMHTPTGSPLHILMRSPMQAHIVSPMRSPINSSGSLSDVLFFGKKA; translated from the exons atgatgaagaagaagaaacagagcagaTCCCAATCTTCTACCAAGAAAACTCTTGAACCATCCCCAGTTTCTTCACCTTTACCTTCACCTAGGCTCCTCTCCATTTTCCGTTCTAAG ttggTAAGTGGTAAAGACTTGAAGCATATGTTCAGAGGCATGAAGACCAAAACCACACCCGGACTGTCTTCACAGTCTAGGATCGTGAGATGTCCCAAGTGCCACAAGCTTCTCCAAGAACCTATAGATGCGACTATTTACAAATGCAGTGGATGCAACTCCATTCTCCAAG CAAAACGTTGGGACCTGGAAAGTAATGGTGACTCTATTCCAGAAGCTCTCCTTTATTCTCAAAACCGTAGTTTAAGTACCCAGTTAGAATCTGAAGAAGCTGGTAGTAAAACTCCAATGAGGAGCACTCACCGGGAGTACAACTGGAGGGCATCCCATTCAGAAACTGTTTACAAGCATGAGACATCTGATGTCCACAGAGAATGGATGAGAAGGGCTGATGAGTTCAGTGTGACCGGTGATTCTGATGCTTTTGCTTCAGCTAGAAGCTCTCCAGCTTATAACTCACGCAGCAATGCCTCTGAGTGGACACAACATGAGAGGAGATATCAGGTTCCTTTCTATCCAGCTAGTCCTTCCCCTTCTTCTGCGTATGAGTATGGCTATAATAGTCCCTTTCACGGGTCTCAAGCTTCTGCATCCGATAAGTcttattatcatcatcatcatcaaccaaACCAATTCAGGCAAAATGACAGAGAAGGTTGGTTTCAAGAACCGTCTGCTTCTCGTTTCCCGGGTGAGACATCTGATCAGAAGTACTATCCCTCGTCTTCTCAGTCTCAGCTTCATGATCCTCGGTATCATAATCTCTATGAACCCAGTAGCTCTGTGTACTCTGAGCGTAGTTATCCAGAAGCTACAGTGCAGcatcgttcccaatactctgaTCATTCCAAGAGTGGGACAAGTAGAGAGAAGAGCTCTCGGAGGGACAAAAAGAAGGATGACAAAAAGAGGAATCATGTGGTGAAACGCTATGTACTTCCTTCAGAGGGTGGAGCGCCTTTTGCAACTTGTTCCTACTGCTTAGAACTCCTACAGCTTCCTCAGATGTCTCTCCATGGAAAACATAAGGGATATCAAGTGAGATGTGGCAGTTGTTCCGGTGTACTTAAGTTCTCTGTTCGAGAGAAAGAAGATACTGTCCTCGATTCACCTAGTTTTGCTGAGGAGACTGTTAGTAACCATCAGGATTCAGCTTCAGAAGGTCATGAAGAGATCTATCCGGATGAAAGTCATTTTTCCTGTTCAGACAACGGCTCTGGAGATAGACTCTGCAAAAGCAACGACGATGTTATCTTGAGACGGAATGTGGAAACGTTTGAAGATAATTTGAGTAAAGAAGACACAAGGAGCATATCAAGAAAATTATCAAATTCGAAACTGGAGGCGTTGCAGCCTTCTATGAACCACAACTTAAGGGAACAACTAGTTGAGAGTATCGGAGACACTTCAAGAAACCATCTAGAGCAATCTGAGGAAGCTTGTACAGAGAAGTCGACCAAGATGGATAATAACATTTCTGAGAGAGTCAGCTGCGATCTAGAGGAGACTGGATATGAGAAGAATGAAATTCTTAATCCAGAAGGTATGTTTGGAGATGGATCAGGTGAGTCCTTAGAAGTTCCAGTATACAAGAACGAAAGAATGAGAGATTCAAGTATAGAAGCTGAGACAGTTGCAGATAGACCGGTATCTCATAGTGGTGAACCGAACGAACACGTTAGTGAAACACGTGTACTGTCTGAGAATACTGGAGACGCTCAAGAGTTTGATTGGGAGGAGACTCAAGAGAACAAAGAATATAAAGGTGAATGTAAATGGGAGGATAGCATGGAAGACAAACTGGGGTTGATTTTGGAGAAATCTCGGTATACTGGTGATTCAATCTGTGACAGCAGCTCAAGAAATGGTGAAGCATATGAAGATACAGCAGTCAAACACATATCAGCTGCAACACAGAACGAGAACCAGAGTTTTATAGGACATGCTGACCAATCAGGTGAGGAGGCTACAGTAACAACATCCAGGAGTCATGAGGAGAAGTCCAAGTATGAGTATGAGAACTTAAGCTTGGATAAGACCATTAGTGAGTTAGAGGAATCAAGATACGAGACAAATGAAGCTCTTGATACTGGCAAGGTGAGCGAAGATGGATCTGTTGTTTCTCTCACGAAGGCGAGTGAAACATTCAAAAGAAGTATTGAAGCCGAGAATGTAGAAGATTCCTACGaaagactcgagtatgcaggTGAAAGAACATGGGCAGAGACTCTGGAAGATAGAGCGGGGTTACATTTGGAGGAATATGAAAGCAACTACAGCAAACCATTTAAATGGACTTCAGAAGAAGCGATAAATAAACCAGAAGTGGATGATGATGGAAGATTGGAATCGAGTTCAAGGGGTTCCTTAAGTGACCATGAAAGTTCAGAAGAGAGTAGTGCTGTATTTCAGGACTCTCAAGATGCTAAATCAGATCAGTCCCAGTCTGAGTATGAGATGCCAAGGGAAAGACAAGAGTTGAGTAACACAGTTTTTGACACAGTAAGGTATGAGATACAGGAGGAGGATAGATACGAGACAAATGAAACGTTTGAGCCAACCACGATGGTCGAAGATGGATCTGTTGTTTCTCTTGAGAAGACGAGTGAAATGAGGTCGGTATCTCATCACATGGCTAGTGAAAAGGAGAATGAGGAGATCTCTTACGGAACAGTAGAACAAGTTCATCTGGAAGGAGGCGGGTTGCAGTTGGAGGAATCTCATAACAATCCACATGAATGGACTTCAGAAAGAGCTCGTGTGCATGAGTATGAGCTAGGGACATTGTCTGCATCGGAAGAGGATGCGAATGGAAGATCATCCAGTTCAACAGATTCCACCAATGACCATGAAAGTTCAGAAGAGAAAGATGTGGCTCATGAGGAGCATTCGCTGATGGATGAAAACAAATTCGAAGAGCTAATGGTGAAAGATGGGCCATCATTGCACTTGGAGAAGTGTGGAAATGATTCAATGATATTAGAATGGACAGAAAGAGCTCCCACATTTCCTCTGCATGAGTCTGAGTCAGGGACAATGCTTGAACCAGAAGAGCATGCTGATGGAAGATCGGAATCCAGTTCAACTGGTTCAAAGTTGAGAACTGCCTTccacgaggaggaggaggaggaggaggagataccACTACACGAAATGACAGAAGATAGGGCAGCATCGGACTTGAAGAAGGGTGAAAACGGATCAATAAACTCGGAAGAGACGTTTGGATGGACTTCAGAAAGAGCTCCAACGTTTCGTCTGCATGAGTCTGAGCTAGGGACAAGGCTTGAACCAAACGAGGATGGTGAGGGACGATCAGAATCTAGTTCAAGAGGTTCCTTCAGTGACCATGAAAgttcaaaagaaagagagatggaCCATGACGAGGAGCCCAGGCAGGTGACTGACAGCAGAACCAAGGCGCCACAAGATAAAATATCGCTGCACTTGGAGTGTGAAAATGAATCAATGAAACTGGATGAGACATTTAAGTGGACTTCAGAGAGAGTTTTAACGTTTCGTCGCCGTGAATATGAACTAGGGACAATGCTTGAACCGGACGAAGATGCATCAGAATGTAGCTTAAGGGGTTCCTTTAATGACCATGGAGTTTCGAAGTCTTGGCTGGTGGATGATTATGAAACCAAAGCGATTAAAGCAGGCCTAATGGCAGATAACGAACCATCTCTACACTTGGAGAAGTGTGAAAATGAAAAAGTGGTATTGGACCAGACACTTGAACCAAGGGATGATTTATTCAGGCTGAGTCTTGATGACACACTTGAGCAAGAGAGGATAACGTTTCATTTGGAGAAGTCTCAGGATAAACAAGTGAATCTAAGGCAGAGCTTTAAACAACAAGGTGACACTGAAGAGAACATACCATCATCTGAAGGCCATGAGTCCCCAAGTAAAATGGCCGAAGAAGAAAGTGAAGCTGAAGAGGATATGTTGGGAGTCCAATTAGAGCATTTGAAGATAGAGAATGAGAAGGCAGGAGTAACATTGGAACCGTATCCTCATTTCTATAACACAACGGACCCCTCTGAGATTGTGGGTCTGCGTCTTGCGTTATATCAAACCCAAACTTCACCTCTAAGTTCACCAATGCATACACCCACTGGTTCACCACTGCATATCCTGATGCGTTCTCCAATGCAAGCCCACATAGTCTCCCCAATGCGTTCTCCCATCAACTCATCAGGATCACTCTCTGATGTATTGTTCTTCGGCAAGAAAGCTTGA